From the Anabaena cylindrica PCC 7122 genome, the window ATCCCCACGATCGCACCTCTAGCATCATTGCGCCAATAGGGAGCAAATAATCCAGAAAAAGCAGGGACAAAATAAACACCGCCGTTATCTGTAACTGTACTCGCTAAAGTTTCTACCTCTGCACTGCTTTGAATTAATCCCAAATTGTCACGCAACCATTGAACCAAAGCACCTGCGATAGCTATACTTCCTTCCAAAGCATAAACCGCCGGAGCATTACCCAACTTGTAAGCTACCGTTGTCAATAGACCATGTTGGGAAATCACCTTTTGCTGGCCTGTATTCAGCAGCATAAAGCAACCAGTACCATAAGTATTTTTGGCTTCACCTACCTGAAAACAAGTTTGTCCAATTAATGCGGCTTGTTGATCACCTAAATCAGCAGCAATGGTCACTCCTGCCAAAATACCTGTAGCTTGACCATAAATAGCTGAGGAAGGGCGAATTTCTGGTAACATTTGCCGGGGAATGCCCATAATCTCCAAAATATCCGGTTCCCAGTCCAGAGAATTCAAATTCATCAGCAACGTCCGACTGGCATTGGTGACATCGGTGATATGCAAACCGCCTGCTGTACCACCTGTTAAATGCCAAATCAAAAAAGTGTCAATTGTGCCAAAAAGAGCATCTCCATTTTTGGCTGCGGCTTTTAATCCTGGTATGTTTTCCAATAACCATTTAATTTTGGGGGCGCTGAAGTAAGTAGCCAGTGGTAAACCTGTTATGGCGCGAAAACGGTCTATCCCGCCATCTGCTGCTAGTTGATTGCAGATATAGTCAGTTCTGGTATCTTGCCAAACAATGGCGTTGTAGTAGGGTTCGCCTGTGTGTTTATTCCAAACTACTATAGTTTCCCGCTGATTAGTAATGCCAACGGCTGTAATCTCAGCAACAGTAATATTACTTTGCTCCAAGGCATCTTTAATTACAGTTTGAGTACATGACCAAATTTCCAGAGGGTCGTGTTCTACCCAACCTGGTTGGGGGTAAATCTGCTGATGTTCTTTTTGGGCATAGCTGACAATTTTACCCTGCTTGTCGAAGATGATGAAGCGGGTGCTGGTCGTTCCTTGGTCAATTGCAGCGACGTATTTGGTCATGGGTTTATGTTACTTGGCTATGCACATTAGTGTCACAAAATTTTCGCTATGTGAATACCAGTCATATACTAAGACAAATATTGTTGACAAAAGAAATTGCTCCTACTCCTAAAAAAAGCAGCAAGCTACACCGCAATATTGTATTGCTTTTATTCAACTATAAAAAATCAGCAAATCTAAGTATAAACTCAGTAATCAGGTTCTACCTGAGCTAAGTACGAAATTAAATTGCACTTAACGTGATCATGAACCTCCTTCGGCAAAACAGAGATCAAACAATCCATTAAAAAAGCTTTAACTTCCATCGTAGCGGCATTCACAGCCTGAGAGAACCCTTGCCAACCAAGATGTTCACCAAACGTAATCAAATATTCAATCACCAAATCCGCAGATTCATAACCAGCTTCCCTATCCTGCTGCAACAGAGGTAAATACTCATCAATAAACCACTGCTGTTCCTTAGTCAAAACCTCTGGAGAATTATTACTAACCCTATATAGAGAGTTATATAGGAGTAGTAATAATTTTCTAAAACTATTCCACCCCCCAAAATACTTCTTAGCAACCTGACTTAACCATTCTTGAGAAATACCAGCAGCTTTACCTAGCACCTCTTGAGTAACTTTCTGCCAATCCGTCACCCCATCTGCTACCAGCAACTTGAAACCTGTTAATATGCCCTTACGTGTTTGTTGTATCTCAGTACCTGCTCCTGGACAAATATCAAAAGCATCAGATTTAATAAACCTAGCATTAGGGTAGTAATCCGCTAAATAGGATAAATCTTTATCACTAACGACATAAAAAGTAACCTCTTCCATCCTGCGGTTAGCTCTAGTCCTACCTGCACATTGAACAACCTCAGTCTGAACCAAAAAGTTAATTACATCTTGAAAAGCCTTATTCTCTTTACTAACACATCTATCTCCTGTTAAAGTTATATAAACTTGCCCAGATGCACCAATATCCTGGTAAGGAGTGCCAAAACTGCAAAGAGCTTGCTTATCTTGATAAGCATTACTCCCCCGATTATCAGCAAACCAGTGTCCATCACCCTTATTTTTATGTGCTAAGTGGTCAATGTAAGCAATATTGCCATCATGACGCTGATTTAATTCTTCACGCAATGCCGCAATTCGTTCTTTTAATTTGTCACCTCGGTCTTTATTAAGTAATCCAAAGCCCGTAATTTGGTGAATAGTCAGATTACTGTAATCTGGTGGGATTTCCGAAATCACCAGTATTTCCTCTGGATTAATGCCCAACTGCATAGCCACATTGTCACGATTAGCAGTAGCATCCATCAAGAAAACAAACTCAAAAGCTTTGAGAACATCAACTTGACGGCTGTTTTTAGTAGCAATAATTAAATGTTTGTTCTTAACTCGTAAAGCCCCTGGTTGAATGTCTCCGATAACTTCTAGAAGGGGAATCAACCATCTCACAGGTAAACTGTCGATATTCCTGTAAGTCTCTTGAGCAGCTTGTTTATTGAGGTGACTACGGATAAACTTTAAAGTTTTTCTGCTGAAAGAAATGCGATCGCTCTTATCAACCCCATCTAATGTAATACTATCAGCCTGCTGCACCAATTCCTCAATATCTGGAGCAATAGTTTCCAGTTCAGCAATGATTTCCGGTAAATCTGTGGGAATTGCCCCTAATATAGCCCTGATTAACTCATCATTGTACCCATGATATGTTTCCTCAACAGGGGGAATTTCACCAGTTAGCAGTACCCGCAGAGGTAGAACTAAACTCCTAATTTTGTCATATACTGCGGGTAGCTTAGTTTGCACCTCCATCATTGAGGAGTCAAAATCTCGTAAACTAACTTTAATAAAGTCAACTGGTTGTAGTTGTCTAGAAGCTTCGTCAACAAAAGCACTTGCTTTCATATTAATAATATCTGTAGCTTGGGGTAAAGAGTTGATATTGGCACGAATCCGCTGAGATGCTAGTGCATCCCTCCTATCACGTCGGAAGGTAGCACCATTGACTTTCGGGAGGGCATTACCAGCAGCATCTCTACCCGCACAATTAGCCCTGAGTTTACAACCATTGCAGATGGGATTGAGGCTGGCTTCTG encodes:
- the glpK gene encoding glycerol kinase GlpK → MTKYVAAIDQGTTSTRFIIFDKQGKIVSYAQKEHQQIYPQPGWVEHDPLEIWSCTQTVIKDALEQSNITVAEITAVGITNQRETIVVWNKHTGEPYYNAIVWQDTRTDYICNQLAADGGIDRFRAITGLPLATYFSAPKIKWLLENIPGLKAAAKNGDALFGTIDTFLIWHLTGGTAGGLHITDVTNASRTLLMNLNSLDWEPDILEIMGIPRQMLPEIRPSSAIYGQATGILAGVTIAADLGDQQAALIGQTCFQVGEAKNTYGTGCFMLLNTGQQKVISQHGLLTTVAYKLGNAPAVYALEGSIAIAGALVQWLRDNLGLIQSSAEVETLASTVTDNGGVYFVPAFSGLFAPYWRNDARGAIVGMTRYTNKGHIARAVLEATAWQTREVLDAMREDAQVNLTALKVDGGMVYNNLLMQFQSDVLGVPVIRPQVAETTALGAAYAAGLATGFWSSLEELSDNWLLDQTWKPKMDVVEREGCYKLWKKAVTKTFDWV